The genomic interval GGCCTGCCCGGTCTCGGCGACCTGCCGGCCGTCGGCGGGCAGGCCGACCTGGACGCCGGCCCGGCCCTGCGTGCACCGGTGCCCCGACAGCAATCCGGAGGAGAACGATGACCGAGGTTCAGGCCGGCGCCGGCCGGACCGGTGACCCGGGGTGGGCCGACCTCGCCGAGCGGATCGAGGTGCCGGCATGACCGCGCTGCGGCTCGGTACCCGGGGGAGCGCCCTCGCCCTCGCCCAGTCCCGGACGGTGGCCGAGGCGGTGACGGCGGCGACCGGCCGGCAGGTGGAGCTGGTCGAGGTCGTCACGGCCGGCGACCGGTCCAACGCCCCGGTGCACCGGCTGGGCGTCGGGGTCTTCGTCTCGGCGCTGCGGGACGCGCTGCTCGCCGGAGAGATCGACTTCGCGGTCCACTCGTACAAGGACCTGCCGACCGCCGTCGAGACCGGGCTGCACATCGCGGCGGTACCGCCCCGGGAGGACCCGCGCGACGCGCTGGTCGCCAAGGACGGGCGTACCCTCGCCGAGCTGCCACCCGGCGCCACCGTCGGCACCGGCGCGCTGCGCCGGATCGCCCAGCTGCACGCGCTCGGGCTCCAGCTCACGGTGGTGCCGATCCGCGGCAACGTGGACACCCGGGTGGGCCGGGTGCGCGGCGCCGAGGCGGATCTCGACGCGGTGGTGCTGGCCCGGGCCGGACTGGCCCGGCTGGGCCGGGCCGAGGAGATCAGCGAAACCCTCGACCCGATGCTGATGCTGCCGGCCCCCGCCCAGGGTGCGCTGGCGGTCGAGTGCCGGGTCGACGACTCGGAACTGGTCGAGCTGCTCGGTGCGCTCGACCACGCCCCAACCCGGGCCGCGGTCACCGCGGAACGGGCATTTCTGGCCACCCTGGAGGCCGGGTGCAGTGCACCGGTCGCCGGGTACGCCGAAGTCGCCGAGGGCGACGACGGCGAGGAGATCTACCTGCGCGGGGCGGTGATCAGTCCGGACGGCACCCGTGACATCCGGCTGTCCCGCACCGGTACGCCCGCCGAGGCGACGGAGATCGGAAAGGCACTCGCCGCCGAACTCCTCGACCTCGGCGCCGACTCGATCCTCGGGGCGCCCAAGGAATCCGGCGCGAGGACCCAGCATTTTGGAGCTACAGAATGATCGGCACCCGTAAGCCCGCAGGCCGCATCGCGTTCGTCGGGGCCGGACCCGGCGACCCCGGCCTGCTGACCCGCCGGGCGCACGACGCCCTGGTCGACGCCGACCAGGTGGTATACGACCGCAGCGTGCCCGAGGCCCTGCTCACGGCCGTCAAGGCCGAGGCCAGGGAGGACGCCCAGTTCACCCCCGCCGAGGGGGCGCCGGGCGACGTGGCCAAGGTGCTGCTGTCGGCCGCCCGGTCCGGCCTCTCCGCCGTGCACCTGGTCGCCGGTGACCCGTTCGGGCACGACTCGGTGGTCAAGGAGGTGCAGGCGGTGGCGCGTACCGCCGTGCACTTCGAGGTGGTGCCGGGGGTCGGCCAGGCCGAGGGGGTGGCCACCTACGCCGGGGTACCGCTGCACGGGGTACGCACCGCCGCCGACGTCGACGACGTCACGGCGATGGACTTCGAGGCGCTCGCGGCGGCGGTCAACCGAGGCTCGCTCGCGCTGGCGGTGGACGCCGGTGACCTCGCCGCGGTCCGGGACGGGCTGCTCGCGGTCGGGGTGGACGGCTCCACCGCGGTCGCGGTGACCGGGGACGGCACCGGGGAGACGCAGTACACCACCACCTCGACGGTGGACAGCTTCGTCGCCGCCGCGCTCGGCTTCACCGGCCGGGTCGTGCTCACCCTGGGTGCCGGTGTGCCGCACCGGGACAAGCTGAGCTGGTGGGAGAACCGCCCGCTGTACGGCTGGAAGGTGCTCGTCCCGCGCACCAAGGAGCAGGCCGGGGTGATGAGCGCCCGACTGCGTGAGTACGGCGCCATCCCGTGCGAGGTGCCGACCATCGCGGTCGAGCCGCCGCGTACCCCGGCCCAGATGGAGCGGGCGGTCAAGGGCCTGGTCGACGGCAGGTACGCCTGGGTGATCTTCACCTCGGTGAACGCGGTCCGGGCGGTCTGGGAGAAGTTCGCCGAGCACGGTCTCGACGCCCGGCACTTCGGCGGCGTCAAGATCGCCTGCATCGGTGAGCCGACCGCCGAGGCGGTACGCGCGTTCGGCATCCAGCCGGAGCTGATCCCGTCCGGGGAGCAGTCCTCGGAGGGGCTGCTCGCCGAGTTCTCGCCGCACGACGAGATCCTCGACCCGGTCGGCCGGGTACTGCTGCCCCGTGCCGACATCGCCACCGAGACGCTGGCGGCCGGGCTGACCGAGCGCGGCTGGGAGGTCGACGACGTGACCGCGTACCGGACGGTGCGGGCGGCCCCGCCGCCGGCCGAGATCCGCGACGCGATCAAGTCGGGCGGCTTCGACGCGGTGCTCTTCACCTCTTCTTCCACCGTGCGCAACCTGGTCGGCATCGCCGGCAAGCCGCACGCCCGGACCGTGGTCGCGGTGATCGGCCCGAAGACGGCGGAGACCGCCACCGAGTTCGGCCTGCGGGTGGACGCCCAGCCGGCGCACGCCTCAGTGCCGGACCTGGTGGAGGCGCTGGCGTCGTACGCGGTGGAGCTGCGGGAGAAGCTGGCCGCGATGCCGGCCAAGCAGCGCCGGGGTTCCAAGGTCCAGGGCCCGACGGCGCTGCGGTTCCGGTAATCTCTGTCGGATTTCTGTAGCACCATCGGATGTGAAGCCCGCTAGGTCTTTCAGGCACCATCGGTCCTAGGGCCGTCGGCGGCCCGGGCGGCCCGGCAGACGCCGGGTCGAGTGTCGGCCGGTCGGTCGTGAGGAGTGGTCATGTCGTACCCAGAGATCCGTCCGCGCCGGTTGCGGCGGTCCCCGGCGATCCGCCGGCTGGTCGAGGAGACCCGGCTCGCCCCGGCGGAGCTGGTGCTGCCGATGTTCGTCAAGGAGGGGCTGGCCGAGCCGAGGCCGATCGCCTCGATGCCGGGCGTCGTGCAGCACTCCCGGGAGTCGCTGCGCAAGGCGGCGGCCGAGGCGGTGCACGCGGGCGTCGGCGGGATCATGCTCTTCGGGATCCCGGCGGAGAAGGACGAGACCGGTTCCGGCGGCATCGACCCGGACGGCATCCTCAACGTGGCGATCCGGGACGTGATCGCCGAGGTCGGCGACGCCACGGTGGTGATGAGCGACCTCTGCCTGGACGAGTTCACCTCGCACGGGCACTGCGGGCTGCTCGCCCCGGACGGCAGCGTCGACAACGACGCCACCCTGGCCGCGTACGCCGAGCTGGGGGTGGCGCAGGCCGAGGCCGGCGCGCACGTGGTCGGGCCGTCCGGGATGATGGACGGCCAGGTCGGGGTGATCCGGCGCGCGCTGGACGCCGCCGGACACACCGACACCAGCATCCTGGCGTACGCGGTGAAGTACTCCTCCTCGTTCTACGGCCCGTTCCGGGACGCGGTGGAGTCGTCGTTGCAGGGCGACCGCCGCACCTACCAGCAGGACCCGGCCAACCTGCGCGAGTCGCTCCGGGAGGTACGCCTCGACGTCGCCGAGGGCGCCGACCTGGTGATGGTGAAGCCGGCCCTGCCCTACCTCGACGTGCTCGCCGCGGTCCGGGCCGAGGTGGACGTGCCGGTCGCCGCCTACCAGATCTCCGGCGAGTACGCGATGGTCGAGGCCGCCGCGGCCAACGGCTGGATCGACCGGGACCGGGCGGTACTGGAGACGCTGACCTCGATCCGCCGGGCGGGTGCCCAGATCATCCTCACCTACTGGGCCGTCGAGGCGGCCCGGATGCTCCGCGACCGCTACTGACCGACCGGGGGTGCCGGGGCCGGCCGACCCCGGTCCGCCCCGCCGCGTTCCTCAGCTGCCGGCGTCCAGCCGGTGCACCAGCTCGGCCACGTCGACGCCGTACTCGTACCACTCCCGGTCGGCCTGGAAGCCGAGGTCGGCGTTGACGGCCCGCATCGCCTCGTTGGTCCGGGCGTTCCAGGTCTGCACCTCGGAGAGCTTCGGCTCGACCGAACGCAGCTCGAAGAGCATCCGGGCCTTCATCGCCCGGTCGATTCCGTAGCCCTGGTGTTCCTGGCCGACGATGGTGTCCCACTGGTCGGCCCGGGTCGGATGCTGGGCCGGCACCACGACCTCGGTGAGTCCGGCGACCAGGCCGGTCTTCTCCTCGATCGCGAGCACGATGTACGGCTTCATGCCGCGCCGGTGCAGACAGTTCAGGCTGTCCCGCAGGCGCTGCGGATCGTGCGAACTGGGGCGCAGATCCAGGTCACCGTCGTCAATGTCGCGCGTCTCGGCCTTCGCCATGGCGTACGCCTCGATCAACTCGTCCGGCGGCCCGCCGGGGCAGAACTCCAGACGGTATCCGGGACCGATTCCCTGGGCCATCTCGCCGAGCGCGACCCAGTCGACCGTGCCGAGCCGCAGCACGCTGCGGTCCTCCTCGTACTCCCGGACGAAACCGAGGGCCTCGTAGAACCCGACCGCGGGCGTGTCGCCGATGACCTCGACGCCCATCGACCGGAAGCCCTCCTGGTAGGTCCGCCGGGCGGCCGTGGCGATCAGCTTGCGCCCGAGCCCGCTGCGCCGGGCCGCCGGGTGCACCATCACCTCCAGCACGCCGATGTCACCCAACAGGAGTACGTGGGTGTGCCCGAGGATGCGGCCCGGCTGCCCGTCGGCCGAAGGCTCGTCCTGGGCGATCCAGGAGATGCGGCGTTCGCCGGGCATCACCTCGCAGAGGTACTCCCGGAGCATGCCGTTCTCCCACAGGGGGTCCTCCGGTAGGTCGGCCGCGAAAACCGCGTTGAGCGCGTCCAGGAAGGACTCGATCTCGGCGGCCGGGGCGGTCCGGGGATCCCACTCGCGCACCATCACCCGTCTAGCTTGCCGTCAACCGCAGCCTGGCGAAAGTGCCCAGTTCGTCAATGTGTCGAGGACATTACGCTAAGTCCTACTGTCTGTGCCGTACTTGTTGGCCATGTTGAACACCTCTTGGGCATATGGCCGCACGTCATTGTAGGAAAGGATGGCGCTCCACCAGTCCGAGGCGACCGACAGGTTGCGGCCTCCCTTGCACAGATAGTTACCGGCCGCCAGAGCCGCGTCGTCGATGCTGTGCGGGTTCTCCACCCCGTCGCCGTCGGCGTCGGCCCCGATCTCCTCCCAGGTGGTCGGGATGAACTGCATCGGTCCGACCGCGCGGTCGTAGGTGGCGTCCCGGTCGAGCCGGCCGTCCTCGGTGTCCATGATCCGCATCCGGCCGCCGTTGCCGTCCAGCGGCAGGCCGATGATCTCCGGCGCGGCGATCCCGTTCGCGCCGAGGACCGCCCCGTTCGCCCGCCCGTGTGCGGATTCCACCTGGCCGATCGCGGCCAGCGTGGTCCAGCGGAGCTGGCAGCCGGGCGTCGTCTGACCGACCCGCAGCTCGGCGTAGCCGTACGCCTGGAGCGCGGTCGTGGAGATCTGGACCCGGGGCCCGATCTGCCCGGCCCAGCCGGCGAGTACGTCGGAGGGGCGCCCGCCGGTCGCGTTCCAGGGCGGTGCCGGCACGCTCGGCGTGCCGAAAGCCGGTGGGCTCGGCAGCCCCGAGGGCAGCCCGCCGGGGTCGACGGGGAACCCGGGTACGGTCGGCGAGGGCGGCGGCAGGCTCGTGGCGGCACCCGCGTCGACCGGCCGGGCCTGCCGCGCGGTGGCCGGGATCAGGAACGCTCCCGCGGCGCCGGTCGTGGCCACCAGGGCGAAGAGCAGCAGCGCCGGCAGGGTGAGCCGGCCACTCGGCCGCTTCGACCAGGCGCGTACCGCCCCGGGGGACGGCCAGCGGGAGACCGCGTGCGCGAACCGGACCCGGATCCGCCGGTTCCGCCCGGCCGGCGCGGTCACGGGTACGTCGAGGTCGATGACCGTCTCGCCCGACTTGCCCGCCGGGATGGGCGGAGTGGCCGCCGCCGTGGTCGTGCCGGCGGTGCTCGCCGCCGTCGCGCTGGTCGCGGTGGCGTCGGGCTTCGCCTCGGCGGCGGGCTGCGGCTCGGCCTCGGCGGCCGGCTCCGGCTCGGTGGTCGCCTTCGGCTCCGTCTCGGCGGCCGGCTCGGCCTCGGCGGGCGGCGTCGGCTCGGTTTCGGCGGTCGGCTTCGGCTCCGGCTCGGCGGGCGGGACGGGTTCGGCCTCGGCGCGCGGGCGCGGCACGGCGACCGATGGTGGATCGAAGTCCTGATCCGGGGCGGCACCCGAACTGGCCAGCGGCCCGTCGAAGACCGGCGCCGCGGGTCGCAGTGGTCGAGTCGTAGAAGTCTCCTCGCGCTCCGCCACCCGTCGAGTATTACCCATCCAACGTCGAACGTCAGGTCTGGCCGTACGCTGTTGGTATGCCCCGGTACGAGTTCCGTTGCCGCGCCTGCGGTGACACCTTCGAGATGAACCGGCCGATGGCCGAGGCCTCGGCTCCGGCGTCCTGCCCTCGCGGGCACGACGACACGGTCAAGCTACTGTCGACGGTCGCCTTCACCGGTCGCGGCGCGGGCGGTTCCGCCCCGGCGCCGATGGCCCCCGGCGGCGGCGGCTGCTGCGGCGGGAGTTGCGGCTGCTGAGGCCGTAGCCCGGCTGTCCGGACCTGGCCCCCTCCCGTTCCGGACAGTGAGGACAGTTCGCGACCGTGATGTCGGTTTCGTGGCACAGTCCCCGGTTAGCACCTTGGTACGGGGTCGCGCCGTCCGTTTCTACGATGGGCCAACCCGTAAATATGCGGCAGCATGAACGCGACTTCCAGGGGGCGGGAGGTTCCAGGCATGTCAGCACGGATCCACCTGCCGAGCGGGTTGGTGACATTCATGTTCACCGACATCGAGGGCTCCACGCGGCTGGCCCAGATGCTCGGGCCGGGCTACCGGCCGGTGCTGAGCGAGCACCGGCGCCTGCTGCGCGCGACCCTGGCCGCCAGTGACGGGACCGAACTCTTCACCGAGGGCGACTCGTTCTTCGTCGCGTTCGCCGACGCCTCGTCCGCGCTCGACGCCTCGCTGGCCGCGCAGCGTGCGCTGAACAACCACGAGTGGCCGACGCCGGAGGCCACCCCACGGGTCCGGATGGGACTGCACACCGGGCACGCCGAGCCGCGCGACGGGGAGTACGCCAGTGCCGAGGTGCACCGGGCCGCCCGGATCGCCGCCGCCGCGCACGGCGGCCAGGTGCTCTGCTCCGGTGCGACCGCCAAGCACGCCGCACCGCTGCCGCCGGGTGCCTCCCTGCTCGACCTCGGTCTGCACCGGCTGCGCGGCTTCGACGACCGGGAGCGGCTCTTCCAGCTCGTCGCCCCCGGGCTGGAGCGCCAGTTCCCCCGTCCGCGTACGGCCGACGCGATCCCGCACAACCTGCCGACCCAGGTCACCTCGTTCGTCGGCCGGCAGGCCGAGCGGGAGGAGTTGGACCAGCTCATCGACTCGCACCGGCTGGTGACGGTGGTCGGCGCCGGTGGGGCCGGCAAGACCCGGCTGGCGGTCGAGCTGGCCGGCGGCGTGGTCGAGTCGTACCCGGACGGGGTCTGGTTCGTCGACATCGCCACCGTGACCGATCCCGGGCTGGTCGCTTTCGCGGTCGCCGCGGTCCTCGGGCTGCGGCCGGAGCCGGGCCGGCCGATGCTGGAGACGCTTGTCGAGTTCGCCGCGTCCCGGCGGATGCTGGTCGTGCTCGACACCTGCGACGCCCAGCCGGCCGCCTGCGCCGAGGTGATCTCGCGACTGCTCGCCGGCGGCAGCGGCGTACGCGTGCTCGCCACCAG from Plantactinospora sp. BC1 carries:
- a CDS encoding uroporphyrinogen-III synthase, whose product is MIGTRKPAGRIAFVGAGPGDPGLLTRRAHDALVDADQVVYDRSVPEALLTAVKAEAREDAQFTPAEGAPGDVAKVLLSAARSGLSAVHLVAGDPFGHDSVVKEVQAVARTAVHFEVVPGVGQAEGVATYAGVPLHGVRTAADVDDVTAMDFEALAAAVNRGSLALAVDAGDLAAVRDGLLAVGVDGSTAVAVTGDGTGETQYTTTSTVDSFVAAALGFTGRVVLTLGAGVPHRDKLSWWENRPLYGWKVLVPRTKEQAGVMSARLREYGAIPCEVPTIAVEPPRTPAQMERAVKGLVDGRYAWVIFTSVNAVRAVWEKFAEHGLDARHFGGVKIACIGEPTAEAVRAFGIQPELIPSGEQSSEGLLAEFSPHDEILDPVGRVLLPRADIATETLAAGLTERGWEVDDVTAYRTVRAAPPPAEIRDAIKSGGFDAVLFTSSSTVRNLVGIAGKPHARTVVAVIGPKTAETATEFGLRVDAQPAHASVPDLVEALASYAVELREKLAAMPAKQRRGSKVQGPTALRFR
- the hemB gene encoding porphobilinogen synthase; translation: MSYPEIRPRRLRRSPAIRRLVEETRLAPAELVLPMFVKEGLAEPRPIASMPGVVQHSRESLRKAAAEAVHAGVGGIMLFGIPAEKDETGSGGIDPDGILNVAIRDVIAEVGDATVVMSDLCLDEFTSHGHCGLLAPDGSVDNDATLAAYAELGVAQAEAGAHVVGPSGMMDGQVGVIRRALDAAGHTDTSILAYAVKYSSSFYGPFRDAVESSLQGDRRTYQQDPANLRESLREVRLDVAEGADLVMVKPALPYLDVLAAVRAEVDVPVAAYQISGEYAMVEAAAANGWIDRDRAVLETLTSIRRAGAQIILTYWAVEAARMLRDRY
- a CDS encoding zinc ribbon domain-containing protein — protein: MPRYEFRCRACGDTFEMNRPMAEASAPASCPRGHDDTVKLLSTVAFTGRGAGGSAPAPMAPGGGGCCGGSCGC
- a CDS encoding lytic transglycosylase domain-containing protein, which translates into the protein MAEREETSTTRPLRPAAPVFDGPLASSGAAPDQDFDPPSVAVPRPRAEAEPVPPAEPEPKPTAETEPTPPAEAEPAAETEPKATTEPEPAAEAEPQPAAEAKPDATATSATAASTAGTTTAAATPPIPAGKSGETVIDLDVPVTAPAGRNRRIRVRFAHAVSRWPSPGAVRAWSKRPSGRLTLPALLLFALVATTGAAGAFLIPATARQARPVDAGAATSLPPPSPTVPGFPVDPGGLPSGLPSPPAFGTPSVPAPPWNATGGRPSDVLAGWAGQIGPRVQISTTALQAYGYAELRVGQTTPGCQLRWTTLAAIGQVESAHGRANGAVLGANGIAAPEIIGLPLDGNGGRMRIMDTEDGRLDRDATYDRAVGPMQFIPTTWEEIGADADGDGVENPHSIDDAALAAGNYLCKGGRNLSVASDWWSAILSYNDVRPYAQEVFNMANKYGTDSRT
- a CDS encoding GNAT family N-acetyltransferase, with the protein product MVREWDPRTAPAAEIESFLDALNAVFAADLPEDPLWENGMLREYLCEVMPGERRISWIAQDEPSADGQPGRILGHTHVLLLGDIGVLEVMVHPAARRSGLGRKLIATAARRTYQEGFRSMGVEVIGDTPAVGFYEALGFVREYEEDRSVLRLGTVDWVALGEMAQGIGPGYRLEFCPGGPPDELIEAYAMAKAETRDIDDGDLDLRPSSHDPQRLRDSLNCLHRRGMKPYIVLAIEEKTGLVAGLTEVVVPAQHPTRADQWDTIVGQEHQGYGIDRAMKARMLFELRSVEPKLSEVQTWNARTNEAMRAVNADLGFQADREWYEYGVDVAELVHRLDAGS
- the hemC gene encoding hydroxymethylbilane synthase, coding for MTALRLGTRGSALALAQSRTVAEAVTAATGRQVELVEVVTAGDRSNAPVHRLGVGVFVSALRDALLAGEIDFAVHSYKDLPTAVETGLHIAAVPPREDPRDALVAKDGRTLAELPPGATVGTGALRRIAQLHALGLQLTVVPIRGNVDTRVGRVRGAEADLDAVVLARAGLARLGRAEEISETLDPMLMLPAPAQGALAVECRVDDSELVELLGALDHAPTRAAVTAERAFLATLEAGCSAPVAGYAEVAEGDDGEEIYLRGAVISPDGTRDIRLSRTGTPAEATEIGKALAAELLDLGADSILGAPKESGARTQHFGATE